The stretch of DNA aagaacacaagcaaaggaaacaacaatcaaccacggtgtaatgcgcaagcaacatgatgcaaaacatggcatgatatgcgggatgtgatatgcaatgcatatgcatgctcccgaaggaaaagattgaaccaagcctcaaattggcaaaccaagagtgccgctagaaagatgagttgatttccgtcgaaattgatataaagatcaccggaaacggatgcacggtttgcaaatggcaagcaaaacaataatggcacaaatctgcgattaacagcacgatgccatctaaaatgcaacaagaaactaagctactgctctctaacatagcaacaaagcacatggcagtgatctactcaagatgcttgacaaaagatgaacgctgagctatggctaaatcacacaagtgcAGGTTCAAaccagcatggcaaaagtgcaaaagatatcagcatcacagacttagtgaaaaaactaacatgtcaggaattaacatcaggaagcaatgtttagagcaagataacaacattctacaggaacaaaacataacaaaaaaagggcatggcatgaatctactcaaagtatataacaaaagtcccttactgaccataagccaaaaaggatcagaatatatgatggcacccatgtaaacatagcaagtttcgttaacagattcagacttagcaaaaaactggacatggcaaaaacagaattatgaaggcctctttgcgagctcgatgcactcaccacaaggcattgcatgataaaataagcatactaacagcaagaatacatgatcaagaagctaaccatggcaagaacaatctcatagcatgcatggatcaactacaacaaccttggcaaatttgattaacacgtaaacaatctgccaggaacattttatagcaaaagtagagcaagattgagtcatgctagggcactccataaatgcaaacagtgacatggattgatagagcataaccatatgtcaaaatcatccttactgaacatactcaaaagaagcatggatctctctgtagcaacaaaaacacatggcataaaaataacagtagaGCAATGACTTTGTGAAATTCGAAGTCTCAGAAATCAACAATatgacgagagctactttgcatgcatttgCTAGCAccacattgatcataaaaatacatggaatacacccctgtaaagatggcatggcatagcccaaaacacatgtagatctcatgctCATATGTAGCACACAATAAATGTGGCAAAATGACATATGCTCATAatctgctaagaatcagcacctaacattttatagcactcttgcatcaacaatttgagcatcaagatggactcaaacaagcatggcacaatggaacaaaatgaagagcacaacatgatgaacatttcgatatatggCATGCACAAAACggtgctacggatgaggagttatggcatgatgaatagtgcatgaaaatgcaaaataaaatgacTTAATGGCAAAAACGAGGTCAACCTCCTCGCGAAACGGATCTGGATCTGGGATCGGGCGGCGCCGGGCTCGAGGTTCaccggagatctggccggggttggAGGAGTTGGACgccagagttggaggagggagacgcctggaggaggacggggcggcgccggagcTGGGTGGCACCAGCGATGGACTTCGGTGGAGGCTCGGCCTCCGCGACGGCGAGCGGCGAGGCTCGGCaggaggcggcgaggcggagggCCGGCAAGCAGCGGCGCGGTTCGGCGAGAAGGCGGGAGGTGGCGACCGGACGGGCGGCGGAGCCGAGTGCGGCTTGGGCGTGGGCAACCGCGAGCGGGCGGCAGCGGAACGGGCCGGGCGGGTCCCGcatgggcccggcgggccgcgaCGGCATGGAGGTGACAAGTGGCGCGCCTTgattggccgcgggcggcggcggatcctGTCCGGcgaggccggacgtgtccggtggcggcgaggggaggatttttagggtttggactacGAATTTTagagggggtgtttatataggtagagggagctaggaaagtcCAAACGGGGTGCGGTTTTCGACCGcgagatcgtgatcgaacggctgaGAGGATGGAGGTGGTTTGGACGGGTTATtggtccactttggaggggtgttgggctgcaacacacacgaggcctttacggttccccggttaaccgacgGAGtacccaaacggactccaaatggcacgaaacttgacaggcggtctaccggtggtgtaccaaggacgcttggcaaatctcggtctattccgagaaagtttagcacccgctcacgaaaagaggcaaaaggggcgccggaggacataggagtgtcgggttgcaaaacggacaacgaggaaaaagttcgaatgcatgagacgaacacgtatgcaaatgcgatgcacatgatgacatgatatgatatgcatgacatgagcaaGATgcaaacgaagacaaaaacccaaccacgaatctcataacttagtgccgaaaatggcaagagttggagtacaaatatggtaagttacatccggggcattacatggtgggcccacaagctcacatggcgcgccctagggggcgtcaCCTGAGCTTATGGCTCACTAGCAGGGCCCCTCCTGGTGATTcatcttctagtattttttattaatttcaaaataaatctccataaattttcaggtcatttagaACTCCGGAGAATAGCCATCTCTAGTGTAGCTCCTTTTAGGTCCAGAATTTCGGTTGCCGACAATTTCCCTCTTCATATagaacttgcaaaataagagagagaaAATCATTAGAATTGCCTGATGAAGTGAAATATTAACGCAATACATCATAAATAACAaaagaaaaacatgatgcaaaatggatgtgtcAACCCACAAGGGCCCCACAAGCCAAGGGAGCACGCCCTAAGGGGTAGGGTGTGCCACTCTGATTTGTGGGCGCCTCGTAGCTCTTTTTGCCCTAATTCTTCGCCTATAAAATCCATATATTCAGAAACCCTCGAAGCGAGACCTGAAACAATTTtatcaccaccgcaagcctctgttttAAAGCGATCTCATTTGGAGGCATGTTCTGTCacactgtcggagggggaatcattaGGGATGCCATTTTCATCAACCTTGCCGCCTctgtgatgatgtgtgagtagttcctttaGGACCCACAGAGCCATAGTAGTACCTAGATCTCTTTCcatccctctcactctctccctccctccctccatctatctatctatctatcttctaTACAATGATCTTCTCtaggatctatccgatgtaatcttttacggtgtgtttgttgggatccaatgaattatgggtttacgatcagattattcattgaatttATTCGAGTCTTTGAGATCTCTTTGCTACGTaattttatagctttgtatttctctctgatctatccgtcTACTTTGCCTAGGTTAAATTGATTTATCTTAAGCGGGTGAGGTTCTTTGTGGTAGGTTCAATCTTGTGATATTGCCCTGTGTTAGAAGGGgcaaaggcatgtattgtattgtttctactaaggataaactatggggtttgttcatatttaTTGATCTTATTTtggctacattatgtcatcttaattaaagcgttactatgtttgtcatgaacttaatactttaagaTACATACTGGATATCAGTcttggggtggagtaatagtagtagatgcagttggattagcggtctacttgtcacagacgtaatGCCCATGTAATGATTATGCCATGGTTGATAATCAAAAGTATGCTCAATTTTATCAacttcccaacaataatttgtttacccaccatcgcGATGCTTTCGACAGAGATGCCATAAGTGAACCTATGGACGCCGGATCCATTCTCCATCAATACTAAGATTCCTACAATTGCTTTGTTTGCtttctttcattttcttttttactttttattGCTTTGCATGTCACATCAATTTTAATCTTGTAACTGGCAAGAACAAGGGGAGTGACGGTACCACTGGCGGAGCTATGTGGTGTGCTGCAGGTGCCATGGCCCCCCAGCTCATGATTTTTTGTGAAGAAATACTGTTTAGAATGACACAAATTAAGATAAGTACATTATTTGGTCCCTCCACACAATTATATTTAGCTATTTGCCCCCTCAGTAATATatcgctagctccgccactggaccACACCCTTGCCTTCGTTGGGTGCAAGCAATTGTTGTGTCTGTGTGCAGGTACTATCACATTGCTGGTGTGCtggctcctactggttcgataaaccttaATTCTTAACTGAAGGAAATACTATCTGCTATTATATTACTTCACCTTTACTATTCGAAAAAATCCAACAACTCCATCATGAGTAGCAATACTCTTATTTAAAAAAAGTCACGACTAAATTTTGTGCACTTGCAGAACATCAGGTTAGCGCTCCGGTTCAGGTTTGCGTTTGTGTTTGGCATGGGAAATGAGTGCAGGATTGGAGATCCTACATGTACTCGAGGTAGAGGCCGCCCAAGGCGTCACTGAGGAGTCTGAGGTTAGTGATCGGTTATACGGTTATGTTTATGACATCTTAAAAAGATGATCATCGTttatcatgtattaaaaatgtccaacatgtataaaaaaatgtccacatgtatacaaaaaatgtataatgtgtatttgaaaaaaatcattgtGTATTTTTAAAAAATCCACCATgcattttttaaaatgttcaagGTGTACCTAAAAACGTTTCACATGTCTTATTCTTTTAATttgtattccaagaagtctcaatgtATATTTGGATTTTTAACATATAGTACCTCTGTACCGAAATACTTGTAGCTGGGGAAAACTAGTACAAGTTTCTCCCAACTACAAGTATTTTGGTACAGAGGGAGTATTCAACAAAAAAAATGCTCAAACATGTATTTATAAAAATATTCatcttgtatttaaaaaatgttgaatgagTACAAAAGAATGTTCAGTGCGTATACGGAAAATGTACAACGTGTATTAAAAAAGTCGACATGTATTTGAAATAAtaaacaaaggaagaagaaaattAAAACCAATGCACATCATGAATAAAAACACAGAAAAAAACGCGTGAAATCTTTTCAAAACCGATGAAAGGTTTCATCTTTGCAAAACCGTTCGTCACAACAAGCCCTGTCAAGCCCACGAAAACGGAGATTTCAAGCCTGCCCGTAAGAGAAACGGATAAAACCCCCGGCCCGCCACGAACGAGCGGATAAGCCCCCGCACCCGCACACAACCGTCCCTCCACTTTCGCGGCTTCGCAatggccaccaccaccaccaccgctctCCACCCCCAGTTCCGGCCGCCGTCGCACCCGCGCGCAACCCGTCGGCTCCGACCATGCCCCTCCTCCTCCAGCGTCCGCCCCCGCTTCTCCGTCCGCGCCGCAGCGGCGTCGGCTTCCGCGTCCGCTCCGGCGCAGCGCGAGGTCGTCGCGGGTGTCCCATGGGGCTGCGAGATCGAGTCCCTGGAGAGCGCGgcgtcgctggagcggtggctcacCGCGTCGGGGCTCCCCGAGCAGCGGCTGGCCCTAGAGAAGGTGGAcatcggcgagcgcggcctcgtcgCGCTCAAGAACGTCCGGAATGGAGAGAAGCTGCTCTTCGTGCCCCCGACCCTCGTCATCACCGCCGATTCGGTAGAAATGATCATACAATCTGTCTCATCAGTCACAACCCCATTAACGGCATTCAGTTTTCACAATCACTGTCTTTCTTGTGCTCGTGTCGTGTGTAGGAATGGAGCAACCGTGAGGTGGGGGATGTGATGAAGAGGTACTCTGTGCCGGACTGGCCGCTTCTCGCCACCTACCTCATAAGCGAAGCCAGCTTGGAGGGTTCGTCGAAGTGGAGAAGCTATATCGACGCATTGCCTAGGCAGCCTTACTCGCTTTTGTACTGGTATAGCCCCACGGTTACTGTTGGTTTGACACCCGAGTGATAAGACGAGTGGTTTTTGAGATAACATTCTCAATCTTGTACAGCCTTTCTTTGTCATTGTAGGACTCGCACTGAGATAGATGCATACTTGGTGGCTTCTCCGATCAGGGAACGGGCAATTTCAAGGATCGGTGATGTGATTGGGACGTAAGTGTCTATCTGTTTTTTGTCCTAGTCATTTACCATACCAAGTTTTCTCCTCTGTTTGGTGCCCTCACTGGAATGACGCCTTATGGTTTTGGCAGATACAATGACCTTCGAGATCGAATATTTTCTAAATACCCAGATTTGTTCCCCGAGAAGGTATGCTTCGCAACCGCtgctatattactccctccgttccaaaatacttgtcgtggttttagttcaaaagtAATTTGGAATGGAGAGAGTAGTTTAAACTGATGAACATAAGAGGGGGGTTTGGAGAACTATTCTTGTGACATGGGGCATTCACGGGAATTCCATTTTATTTcaatttaaacacaaaaaaactGCCATCAATCGATTATGTCCGGAATTCGTCGCAGCCAGTGCCACCCAATTTCTATACACAGAAGCATAAATTCGATTAAGTAAATGTTCCGAATACAGCATGACTAAACAATGCTGATGATATTTAACTGTTTGACTATCACTATGAAAACATCGTTACTATAACAAATAATATGGTCTGATGACACCAAATGTACCAATTATTATCATTAATTGATTTTTGAGTTTGGTGCTGCTACTTTCTTATTTTAGGTGTACAACATGGAGAACTTTAGATGGTCCTTCGGCATTCTCTTCTCACGTCTGGTAAGACAAAGTGTCGTGAAGCTAAAATATGATGCAAACCTTGTTTTACTTCATTTTGCTTATCTGATAGCCCTTTCCATTACATATACATATGCTTTTGCTGCCCTTTTCTGCTATAAGAACACGCACACTGCATCGGACTATTTTGCAGGTTCGTTTAGAATCAATGGATGGAAAGGTTGCACTAGTTCCTTGGGCAGATATGCTTAACCATAGCCCTGAGGTATTACATTTTCTATATTTTACAAAGAATCATTTCAGTTCTAAAAAATGTTGTATGGAATTATGAAGCACAGCAAGTCCCACATTTCGCCTGTTTACAAAGAATTTTTAGCAATATTGTGCTGAATTCCTTAAGCACCGCATATCGGACAATTTTCCACCTTTTTCCATCATTTCCCAAGTCTTCCTGAAGTGCACAATGTCATGCATTTTTTCTTAGCAAAATCAACTTTCCAGGTAGATGCATTCCTGGATTATGACAAGTCATCGCAAGGAATAGTCTTCACCACTGATCGTTCGTATCAACCAGGTGAGCAGGTAACTTTTTTCATTTGTGCTTTGACTCTACTATATATTTTCTCCATACCAAGTTAGTTATCAAGAAGTCCATCACTCCTCATCCATTGGTAATTGCCATGTCCACGACATTAATGATGATCATAATCTTCACTATTGCTTGTTTTCGGAAGGCCATGTGGCATCTTCTTTTGGTTTTACAGAACTGGGAATTAGTTGAAATCCAATATAATTTCATCTAGTATATTGTGCACCCTTTTCTGTACCAATAGACTAGCATTTAAAGTACGAAATCATCTTGAGTCTTGTACAGGCTGTGTCTCTGCATCTATCCATTTTATATTTTACAGATAGAGTATACTTGATTTCAGATGGGCCACCACTGTACTTATTTTATTGTGGCCTTATCATTTTCTGCATGTGTTACGCTTGGGGCCAATTAGTCTTATTCCATGCATATATTATTTTAAATGTGTTTCTTATGAGAAATTATTACTAGCTAACTTGTCTATTTCTTGTTTGACCTCCTCAGGTGTTCATATCCTATGGGAAGAAATCCAGTGGTGAGCTATTGCTTTCCTATGGTTTTGTACCAAAAGAGGGAACAAATCCAAATGATTCAGTTGAATTCTTGGTGTCTCTTAACAAGTCTGATGAGTGCTACAAAGAGAAATTACAAGCACTAAAGAAACACGGTTTGTCAGAGTAAGTGCTCTCATCCTTTTTCCATGCGGAACTTCATATGCTTCTGTTACTTGGTTTAGGTTAGAGAAGTTCATTAAATTGGGGTATTTGTTGGCATATTCTTGTTTTTACTTCATGATAGTATCAAGAATAAAATACGAAAATAGCATTTTGTTTGTGCAATGAGTTTGTAACACATTTCATTTAGAAGAGAATTTTTAATCACATTTTGCCCTCAAGAAGTAAATTTAAGATGCTATATCTTGTGTCGATGGTGTTGATCCATTTGAATGTCTTGGTGCTGACATCCTCGTTGATTCGATGTTCTCTCTCCCAATAAAATGGTAAAGTTCCTGCTCACGTTTTGGAAAAAATGAATTTGCAGTTGTGCATCTAGTCATAGATTTTGACTTGGTTCATTGTTTTGGGTAATGGAAGAGAAAACTCGCCCAGCGTCTGGATCTTGAGATGCATATAGTCATAGTATTTATTACAAGATTTGTCCAAAAGGGCAACGAAAATGACTAGCCACATAAAACTGGAGAAATGCTCAACACCACCTAAACCGGGACATAAAGATCGTGGCAATCAACTCCAACTTCTTGGCACCATCCACCATAGGCTCTTGTTTCTTGTCAGTGTCACCTTATTTTCGAGAGGACCTTTAGGTTGCATGTTCTCTGGGGAAAATGGCACCAGTTCAGTAGTATGTGCAACATTGTTTTCATTTTTATTGCCTTGTTTTGTACATTTTTTATACTATCAAAGTTATATGGTTAGTATTGACAAGGGTGGATCTGGTCACCATTATCAGGTCTGAAAGTTTCCCCTTGAGGGTCACAGGGTGGCCAGTTGAGCTGATGGCTTATGCCTTCCTTGTAGTCAGTCCTCCTGAGATGATTCAACGCTTTGAGGAGGTTAGTGCTGTTATTTGGCACCAATTATTTTCAGAACTGTCTCCATACAGCTATAACAAGGGTGGTCAACACAGCTTGCCTATATAACTTATTTGTGCAGATGGCTGTTGCTGCATCCAATAAAGGTTCATCCAAGCCTGCACTTAATTATCCCGAGCTGGACGAGCAGGCTCTTCAGTTTATCTTGGACTGCTGTGAATCTAGTATAAAAAAATATACCAAGTACCTAGAGGTGAGATCTTGTCTGTGGCTATCTTGCAGATTTCACAATTCCCCATGTGATTTCAGACCGCGCCATTCCTGTTATAAGTTACACAAATCATAATCATTCGGCACCAATATTATTTCCTTCAAATGTCAGTTTTTAAGTCAAACAATAATGTTTCAGGGCGCCAAGGGTTCTGCGGAAGTCTCAATCAATACAAAGCAGGCCAACAGGACCTTGCTACTAAAGCAGCTAGCAAGAGATCTGTGCATCAGCGAACGGAGGATCCTATATCGTTCACAATACGTAAGCCAGCATAGATCTTGCAGCCTAGCTGGTTCCTTCGCTCTGCACGTCATGGGGTTATTCCTTGGCGCCTCACATTTCCTCCCGTTGATATGGTGCAGATATTGCGTAGGAGATTGAGGGACATGAGGGCCGGCGGTGAGCTTAAAGCTCTGTCACTATTCAATGGTCTCAGAAAGCTCTTCAAATAAACAGATGGGCTATATCTTCTGCCCCCTGAAGATTTCGGGGAGCAATGCTCGTGTGTCTCCGTCGACTTGGTAAATTCTCAATCTGTCCTCATTTTTTACCACCTTCGTCGTCGAATGCCGTATTTTTCACTGAACACCACATGATGCAGTTTCAGTTCCACCACCCAATTGCTGGTGAGCTCAGGTGTTTGCTTGCCAAAGGCATATTGCAGTATCAGGCCAAGATCTTCGGAGCTGCAACTGAATAGTACGTAGGGAAAACTTAGAAAAGGTTGATGTGAAACCAAGAATAGCTGCGAGTTGTGATTGAACAGCCCTGAGCTTGGCATACGTGTATATGTGATCTAGGGTGCTGCAGCGCATCTGTTTATCTTTTCCTACACAGAGCTCTTTTTGGGGTCGCCTGTACTCCCAAAGACGCCAGAGCATTCGTGCTTCGTGTCCAGTTCTACCGGTGCAGCTCGGTGGCGGTATTGTGTGActgtttagagcatctccagccgttggccccagggggcgtctaaaatCGCCGTCTGGGGGTGAGCCAGCGCAAAAAATCGGCCTGGGGCGAGTTGGTCCCCGgccgccggccccagggccgcTCCCAGGCACATTCAAGAAAGAAAAATATATAGCAAATTTCGGCaaagttcggcgaagttcggctaAACATGACTAAATTTCGGCAAACTTGGGCATATATTAGACATGTTTGCGGATTTTCATTACATAACAAAATATATAACTAATCTACAAAAGAAACTGGTTGAACGCCGagtagtcgccgccgtcgccgccatcctcaccgtcgtcgtcatcgtcgtccttCTACTCCTTGACGCAGGcgtccctgctggacccctgcccggcgtcgctaTGGCgactggtggcggtggcggcggcggcggcggcgcgtcgtcgtcgctgtcgacgaTGACGACGACTCCTCCTTCGTCGTGGCCGCCCCGGCGGCGCTACGTGAAGCGCCCAGGGCGGCGCAAtggcgctccctcgccatcttcaaGGAGTCATGGCGTGCCCATTCCAGGACCGCATCGTCGTCTAGCTTCACGTCGCCGTGCTCCGTCTTCATGGCGGGGAGGCCCGGctacgtctttggcttgacgaagcgcagaGGAGGAGCCGACAAGGaggcgcgccgcccgtgaggaatcaatggcaaggctgaccgacggcagccttgccattgattccccgcgggaaaccgaggcgttgGGGAAGACGAGGGCGGTGtcactgacgcggctggcccgcggctctttcgcgccaaaaccgcTCGCCCCGGCGTCCCGGGCGCTCCCAGTGCGTCGGGTTTGGTCTGGGTCCGCCAGCGCTGatttcggcccaggccggcgaaaatcgggctcctggaggCGCAACTGAGCCGTTTttccggcgccggcgcgaaaaaatcgcctggggaggcctttctgagggcgcggctggagatgctcttagttgaGAATATCATAACACGCAACCACTACTTTCTTTAGCACACGCACAACGCTATAtttcataataataataatatttctAGTATATTTTTCTTATATCCAAGTCTACTCACTTGGTACACTCAAAATACACCTTTGGTACTCAAAATACACCTATGGTAATCCCTTaacttgcaaaaacatcttatattgtggGATGAAGGGAGTACAAAATTGACAATCTAAAATGGATGAAATATCAGTAATTTTCTATTTACCAATTGAAATATCAGTAATTTTCTGTTTACCAATCAAAATATCAGCAATTCCCTATCTTATCAGTCGACCTCATCATTTAGAGA from Triticum dicoccoides isolate Atlit2015 ecotype Zavitan chromosome 6A, WEW_v2.0, whole genome shotgun sequence encodes:
- the LOC119317714 gene encoding ribulose-1,5 bisphosphate carboxylase/oxygenase large subunit N-methyltransferase, chloroplastic-like is translated as MATTTTTALHPQFRPPSHPRATRRLRPCPSSSSVRPRFSVRAAAASASASAPAQREVVAGVPWGCEIESLESAASLERWLTASGLPEQRLALEKVDIGERGLVALKNVRNGEKLLFVPPTLVITADSEWSNREVGDVMKRYSVPDWPLLATYLISEASLEGSSKWRSYIDALPRQPYSLLYWTRTEIDAYLVASPIRERAISRIGDVIGTYNDLRDRIFSKYPDLFPEKVYNMENFRWSFGILFSRLVRLESMDGKVALVPWADMLNHSPEVDAFLDYDKSSQGIVFTTDRSYQPGEQVFISYGKKSSGELLLSYGFVPKEGTNPNDSVEFLVSLNKSDECYKEKLQALKKHGLSESESFPLRVTGWPVELMAYAFLVVSPPEMIQRFEEMAVAASNKGSSKPALNYPELDEQALQFILDCCESSIKKYTKYLEGAKGSAEVSINTKQANRTLLLKQLARDLCISERRILYRSQYILRRRLRDMRAGGELKALSLFNGLRKLFK